A window from Actimicrobium sp. CCC2.4 encodes these proteins:
- the nusA gene encoding transcription termination factor NusA: MSREVLLLVDALAREKNVDKDIVFGALEHALSQATKKRYQGDVDIRVTIDRDTGLFESFRRWHVVPDEAGLQLPDQEILHFEALEQISDIEVDDHIEEPIESVDFGRRFAQDTKQVVLQRIRDAEREQILQDFLDRGDSMVTGTIKRMERGDAIVESGKIEARLPRDQMIPKENLRIGDRVRAFILRVDRNARGPQVILSRTSPEFIMKLFELEVPEIEQGLLIIKSAARDAGVRAKIAVFTSDKRIDPIGTCVGMRGSRVQAVTGELGGERVDIVLWSEDPAQFVIGALAPANVSSIVVDEEKHAMDVVVDEENLAIAIGRGGQNVRLAAELTNWQINIMTAEESASKSANETAAIRALFMEKLDVDQEVADILVDEGFASLEEIAYVPISEMLEIESFDEDTVNELRTRARDALVTEAIASEEGLEGMDDALATMEGMDRVTAGKLGLAGVKTLAAFSGLAYDEFGAILALPADRARQLIDDEFKDVTDEEMKLIDAKYDDRVKALQAKAWNLAEAK, from the coding sequence ATGAGTCGCGAAGTTTTATTGTTGGTTGATGCGCTGGCGCGCGAAAAAAATGTCGACAAAGATATCGTCTTTGGCGCTCTGGAGCACGCGTTGTCCCAGGCGACCAAGAAACGCTATCAAGGTGATGTCGACATCCGGGTAACGATCGATCGTGATACCGGACTGTTCGAATCGTTCCGCCGCTGGCATGTCGTGCCCGATGAAGCCGGGCTGCAATTGCCTGACCAGGAAATCCTGCATTTCGAAGCGCTTGAGCAAATCAGCGACATCGAAGTCGATGACCACATCGAAGAGCCGATCGAGTCCGTTGATTTTGGCCGTCGCTTTGCTCAGGACACCAAGCAAGTCGTGTTGCAACGTATCCGTGACGCCGAGCGCGAACAGATTCTGCAAGACTTTCTCGACCGCGGCGATTCAATGGTCACCGGCACGATCAAGCGCATGGAGCGCGGCGACGCAATCGTTGAATCCGGCAAGATCGAAGCCCGCCTGCCGCGTGACCAGATGATCCCGAAAGAGAACTTGCGTATCGGGGATCGCGTCCGCGCTTTCATCCTGCGGGTTGACCGCAATGCACGTGGTCCGCAAGTAATCCTGTCGCGCACTTCGCCGGAATTCATCATGAAGCTGTTTGAGCTTGAAGTTCCCGAGATCGAACAAGGCTTGCTGATCATTAAGTCGGCAGCCCGCGACGCCGGTGTTCGCGCCAAGATTGCCGTATTCACCAGTGATAAGCGCATCGACCCGATCGGTACCTGCGTCGGCATGCGCGGCTCCCGCGTTCAGGCCGTCACCGGCGAGCTCGGCGGCGAACGCGTCGACATCGTGCTGTGGTCCGAAGATCCGGCGCAATTCGTCATTGGTGCACTGGCGCCGGCGAACGTGTCGTCGATTGTGGTCGATGAAGAAAAACATGCGATGGACGTCGTGGTCGACGAAGAAAACCTGGCCATTGCGATCGGTCGTGGCGGACAGAACGTCCGTCTGGCAGCAGAACTGACCAACTGGCAAATCAACATCATGACGGCCGAAGAGTCCGCCAGCAAATCCGCCAATGAGACTGCCGCGATTCGCGCGCTGTTCATGGAAAAGCTCGATGTAGATCAGGAAGTCGCCGACATCCTTGTCGATGAAGGTTTTGCCAGCCTCGAAGAAATCGCTTACGTGCCGATCAGTGAAATGCTGGAGATCGAATCGTTCGATGAAGACACTGTCAATGAGCTGCGCACCCGCGCCCGCGACGCCCTGGTCACGGAAGCGATTGCTTCCGAAGAAGGTCTCGAAGGCATGGATGATGCGTTGGCCACGATGGAAGGCATGGACCGGGTTACCGCCGGCAAGCTCGGACTGGCTGGCGTGAAAACGCTGGCAGCATTTTCCGGTTTGGCCTACGACGAGTTTGGCGCGATCCTGGCTTTGCCAGCAGACCGCGCACGGCAATTGATAGACGATGAATTTAAAGATGTGACCGATGAAGAGATGAAGCTCATCGATGCCAAGTACGATGATCGTGTCAAGGCGCTTCAAGCCAAGGCATGGAACCTCGCGGAAGCCAAATGA
- the infB gene encoding translation initiation factor IF-2, translating into MASNNVAQFATELKMPADLLLTQLRAAGVEKNTTEDVLSNEDKNKLLDHLRRAHGSVAASEAKKITLTRKETTEIKQADATGKSRTIQVEVRKKRTFVQRDETPVAQPAVVAAVVPVIDEAEVARRADDARRQAELIARQEAELREKQERLAKLEADNLAHAKAVQKAELDAQKAAAAEAPVVIAKPDESVIEEKKRLEAEEAKKKSAQLAKDAAREAAEKAAASDKARQAVADEVAQIKAMMSAPRRVIKAPEPVAPVVVTKVAEGTLHKPADKKPGEKKDDKKPAVAVDKKAIKSANVSSTWQDDAKKRGAGIKTRGNAGGGRDAWRGAKGRRPSHGGADDRETNFQAPTEAVIKDVLVPETITVAELAHKMAVKASEVIKHLMKLGQMVTINQVLDQETAMILVEEMGHTAHPAKADDPEALLEDGVEHADAELLPRAPVVTVMGHVDHGKTSLLDYIRRAKVASGEAGGITQHIGAYHVETPRGMITFLDTPGHEAFTAMRARGAKATDIVILVVAADDGVMPQTKEAIAHAKAAGVPLVVAINKIDKPGGNLDRVKQELVTENVLPEEYGGDSPFISVSAKTGQGIDDLLESVLLQAEVLELMAPIASPARGLVIEARLDKGRGPVATILVQSGTLRRGDVVLAGSAYGRVRAMLDENGKAINEAGPSIPVEIQGLTEVPIAGEEVMVMLDERKAREIGLFRQGKFRDVKLAKQQAAKLENMFDNLGEGEVKNLPMIIKTDVQGSQEALVQSLQKLSTSEVRVQVVHAGVGGITESDVNLAVASKAVIIGFNVRADAQSRKVAESNGVDIRYYNIIYDAVDEIKAAMSGMLSPEKREQSLGLVEIRQVLLVSKVGAIAGCYVLEGLVRRGASVRLLRDNVILWSGEIDSLKRFKDDVKEVKFGFECGLTLKNFNDIKEGDQLEIFEVQEVARSL; encoded by the coding sequence ATGGCGAGTAACAACGTAGCCCAATTTGCGACCGAGTTGAAGATGCCGGCTGACCTGCTGCTGACTCAGCTGCGCGCTGCTGGCGTAGAAAAAAATACGACCGAGGATGTGCTGTCGAATGAAGACAAGAACAAGCTTCTTGATCATCTGCGACGTGCGCATGGCTCCGTTGCGGCCAGCGAAGCAAAGAAAATCACCTTGACCCGCAAGGAAACAACCGAGATCAAGCAGGCTGATGCCACAGGGAAGTCACGCACCATTCAGGTCGAAGTCCGCAAGAAACGTACTTTCGTTCAGCGTGATGAAACACCGGTCGCGCAGCCTGCCGTGGTTGCAGCGGTCGTGCCAGTCATTGACGAGGCGGAAGTTGCCCGTCGTGCCGACGATGCCCGTCGCCAGGCCGAGTTGATTGCGCGTCAGGAAGCCGAGTTGCGCGAAAAGCAGGAACGTCTTGCCAAGCTTGAAGCGGATAATCTGGCACATGCCAAGGCCGTGCAAAAGGCGGAACTTGATGCCCAGAAAGCCGCCGCTGCGGAGGCTCCCGTTGTAATCGCCAAGCCGGATGAATCAGTGATCGAAGAGAAGAAACGGTTAGAAGCCGAAGAAGCGAAGAAGAAATCCGCCCAGCTGGCGAAGGATGCTGCCAGGGAAGCCGCCGAAAAAGCCGCTGCCTCGGACAAGGCCCGTCAAGCTGTCGCCGATGAAGTCGCCCAGATCAAGGCGATGATGAGCGCGCCGCGTCGGGTGATCAAGGCACCGGAGCCAGTGGCACCGGTCGTCGTGACCAAGGTTGCTGAAGGCACGTTGCACAAGCCGGCTGACAAGAAGCCGGGTGAAAAGAAAGACGACAAGAAGCCAGCCGTTGCGGTCGACAAGAAGGCCATCAAATCAGCCAATGTCTCGTCGACCTGGCAGGACGACGCCAAGAAACGCGGCGCCGGTATCAAGACCCGCGGCAATGCCGGTGGTGGTCGCGATGCATGGCGCGGTGCCAAGGGTCGCCGTCCGTCGCACGGCGGCGCGGATGATCGCGAAACGAATTTCCAGGCCCCGACCGAAGCGGTCATCAAGGATGTGCTGGTGCCGGAGACGATTACCGTCGCCGAGCTGGCCCACAAGATGGCAGTCAAGGCCTCCGAGGTCATCAAGCATCTGATGAAACTGGGTCAGATGGTCACGATCAACCAGGTACTCGACCAGGAAACTGCGATGATCCTGGTCGAAGAGATGGGCCACACCGCCCATCCTGCGAAGGCCGATGATCCGGAAGCATTACTCGAAGATGGCGTCGAACACGCCGATGCAGAACTATTGCCACGTGCTCCTGTGGTGACCGTCATGGGTCACGTTGACCATGGTAAAACCTCGCTGCTCGATTACATCCGTCGCGCCAAGGTCGCCTCCGGTGAAGCCGGCGGTATCACCCAGCACATCGGTGCGTATCACGTCGAGACACCACGCGGCATGATCACCTTCCTCGATACCCCGGGTCACGAAGCCTTTACGGCCATGCGTGCCCGCGGTGCGAAAGCAACTGACATCGTCATTCTGGTGGTTGCCGCCGACGATGGCGTGATGCCGCAAACCAAGGAAGCGATTGCTCACGCCAAAGCTGCCGGCGTACCGCTGGTCGTCGCGATCAACAAGATCGACAAGCCGGGTGGCAATCTGGATCGTGTCAAGCAGGAACTGGTCACTGAAAACGTCTTGCCGGAAGAGTACGGTGGCGATTCGCCATTCATCTCTGTGTCCGCCAAAACGGGTCAGGGTATCGATGACTTGCTCGAAAGCGTGTTGTTGCAGGCTGAAGTGCTCGAACTGATGGCGCCAATCGCGTCGCCAGCCCGCGGTCTGGTGATCGAGGCGCGCCTCGACAAGGGACGCGGTCCGGTCGCAACAATTCTGGTGCAATCCGGTACTCTGCGTCGCGGTGACGTGGTGCTGGCAGGTTCGGCCTACGGCCGCGTTCGGGCCATGCTCGACGAGAACGGCAAAGCGATCAACGAAGCTGGTCCATCGATTCCGGTCGAGATCCAGGGTTTGACCGAAGTGCCGATCGCCGGCGAAGAGGTCATGGTCATGCTCGACGAGCGCAAGGCGCGTGAAATCGGCTTGTTCCGTCAAGGTAAATTCCGCGACGTGAAGCTGGCCAAGCAGCAAGCCGCCAAGCTCGAGAACATGTTTGATAATCTGGGCGAAGGTGAAGTCAAGAACCTGCCAATGATCATCAAGACCGACGTGCAGGGTTCGCAAGAAGCGCTGGTGCAGTCGCTGCAAAAGCTGTCGACTTCCGAAGTCCGGGTTCAGGTCGTGCATGCCGGTGTCGGTGGTATCACCGAGTCCGACGTCAACCTCGCCGTGGCATCGAAAGCCGTCATCATCGGCTTCAATGTCCGCGCCGATGCACAGTCGCGCAAAGTGGCCGAATCGAACGGTGTCGACATTCGTTACTACAACATCATTTATGATGCGGTCGACGAAATCAAAGCCGCGATGTCGGGCATGTTGTCACCTGAAAAGCGCGAGCAATCCCTGGGTCTGGTCGAAATCCGCCAGGTTCTGCTGGTCAGCAAGGTCGGCGCGATTGCCGGTTGCTACGTACTCGAAGGCCTGGTACGTCGCGGCGCGTCGGTCCGGCTGCTGCGCGACAACGTCATTCTCTGGTCGGGCGAGATCGATTCGCTCAAGCGCTTCAAGGATGACGTCAAGGAAGTCAAGTTCGGCTTCGAGTGCGGCCTGACCTTGAAGAACTTCAACGACATCAAGGAAGGCGATCAACTGGAAATCTTCGAAGTCCAGGAAGTCGCGCGGTCCCTGTAA